A genomic region of Tamandua tetradactyla isolate mTamTet1 chromosome 2, mTamTet1.pri, whole genome shotgun sequence contains the following coding sequences:
- the LOC143664822 gene encoding uncharacterized protein LOC143664822 isoform X1 has translation MEPMDVECHKSVDFTSALVQLCDRCILGRSHRTATESHLYPAGSLGFLKDSGGPCSFDGVGALGSPRTLQRLPRSADLPPDGRAHPLPVSDVASPRDQMPCGRPEVPQRGGCQPGGSAPLRRELSRAVACEACTCRLVPCWRTETDLRVVSSHCPVPRNDL, from the exons ATGGAGCCGATGGATGTGGAATGCCACAAGTCTGTGGATTTTACTA GTGCTTTGGTCCAGCTTTGTGATCGCTGCATCCTGGGGAGGAGCCACCGGACTGCCACTGAGAGCCATCTCTACCCAGCAGGGTCTCTCGGCTTCCTGAAGGACTCAGGTGGACCTTGCTCATTCGATGGTGTGGGTGCCCTGGGCAGCCCGAGGACGCTGCAGCGGCTCCCACGCAGCGCTGACCTCCCACCAGATGGCCGAGCTCATCCTCTCCCTGTGTCAG ACGTGGCCTCCCCGAGGGACCAGATGCCGTGCGGTCGGCCTGAAGTTCCCCAGCGAGGTGGCTGTCAGCCTGGGGGGTCCGCCCCACTGCGCAGAGAGCT CTCTCGGGCCGTTGCGTGTGAAGCCTGTACTTGTCGCCTTGTGCCCTGTTGGAGGACTGAAACAGACCTACGGGTCGTGTCCTCCCACTGCCCCGTGCCAAGAAATGATCTCTGA
- the LOC143664822 gene encoding uncharacterized protein LOC143664822 isoform X3, whose product MEPMDVECHKSVDFTSALVQLCDRCILGRSHRTATESHLYPAGSLGFLKDSGGPCSFDGVGALGSPRTLQRLPRSADLPPDGRAHPLPVSGPGLHLRLLQEGIEGHFSSELSISP is encoded by the exons ATGGAGCCGATGGATGTGGAATGCCACAAGTCTGTGGATTTTACTA GTGCTTTGGTCCAGCTTTGTGATCGCTGCATCCTGGGGAGGAGCCACCGGACTGCCACTGAGAGCCATCTCTACCCAGCAGGGTCTCTCGGCTTCCTGAAGGACTCAGGTGGACCTTGCTCATTCGATGGTGTGGGTGCCCTGGGCAGCCCGAGGACGCTGCAGCGGCTCCCACGCAGCGCTGACCTCCCACCAGATGGCCGAGCTCATCCTCTCCCTGTGTCAG GCCCTGGGCTTCACCTTCGGCTGCTTCAGGAGGGAATAGAAGGTCACTTCTCCAGTGAACTGAGCATTTCTCCTTAA
- the LOC143664822 gene encoding uncharacterized protein LOC143664822 isoform X2 produces the protein MTVQHPFFFFHRALVQLCDRCILGRSHRTATESHLYPAGSLGFLKDSGGPCSFDGVGALGSPRTLQRLPRSADLPPDGRAHPLPVSDVASPRDQMPCGRPEVPQRGGCQPGGSAPLRRELSRAVACEACTCRLVPCWRTETDLRVVSSHCPVPRNDL, from the exons GTGCTTTGGTCCAGCTTTGTGATCGCTGCATCCTGGGGAGGAGCCACCGGACTGCCACTGAGAGCCATCTCTACCCAGCAGGGTCTCTCGGCTTCCTGAAGGACTCAGGTGGACCTTGCTCATTCGATGGTGTGGGTGCCCTGGGCAGCCCGAGGACGCTGCAGCGGCTCCCACGCAGCGCTGACCTCCCACCAGATGGCCGAGCTCATCCTCTCCCTGTGTCAG ACGTGGCCTCCCCGAGGGACCAGATGCCGTGCGGTCGGCCTGAAGTTCCCCAGCGAGGTGGCTGTCAGCCTGGGGGGTCCGCCCCACTGCGCAGAGAGCT CTCTCGGGCCGTTGCGTGTGAAGCCTGTACTTGTCGCCTTGTGCCCTGTTGGAGGACTGAAACAGACCTACGGGTCGTGTCCTCCCACTGCCCCGTGCCAAGAAATGATCTCTGA